Proteins encoded in a region of the Acidimicrobiales bacterium genome:
- a CDS encoding SDR family NAD(P)-dependent oxidoreductase: MSDDGSTPDGSAPDEIADIDIEGTVAVVTGGAGGIGKGIVGALLRAGSSVVIADIENDTIDATVEEFSAMGTAGATVSGVRTDITDEASVKALADQVYERHGKVNLLYNNAGVTSGGGGKPWQQEPNDWRWCFGVNVFGTAICTSEFVPRMLEGGEPGQVINTSSGDGGFAPVPTASVYAASKAAVSCFTEALHHNLVMEDTQLRASVFYPSGGLQRTGLFTASRNRPDELQRVGQGTGRKSMTFDEMKSMLEKSGRVVREADLDAQGDHVVAETAARRYIITMDLGDTVALLHRRADAVGALDVPPHHGMPI; encoded by the coding sequence GTGAGCGACGACGGATCAACCCCAGACGGCAGCGCTCCCGACGAGATCGCCGACATCGACATCGAGGGCACCGTCGCCGTCGTCACCGGCGGCGCCGGCGGCATCGGCAAGGGCATCGTCGGTGCCCTGCTGCGAGCCGGGTCCTCGGTCGTGATCGCCGACATCGAAAACGACACCATCGACGCGACCGTCGAGGAGTTCTCGGCGATGGGTACCGCCGGCGCGACCGTCTCGGGCGTGCGCACCGACATCACCGATGAGGCCTCGGTCAAGGCGCTGGCCGACCAGGTCTACGAACGGCACGGCAAGGTCAATCTGCTCTACAACAACGCCGGGGTCACCTCCGGCGGCGGCGGCAAGCCCTGGCAACAGGAGCCCAACGACTGGCGTTGGTGCTTCGGGGTGAACGTCTTCGGCACCGCGATCTGCACATCGGAATTCGTGCCCCGCATGCTCGAAGGCGGCGAACCGGGTCAGGTGATCAACACCTCGTCCGGCGACGGAGGCTTCGCGCCGGTGCCCACCGCATCGGTCTACGCCGCCTCGAAAGCCGCAGTGAGCTGCTTCACCGAAGCACTCCACCACAATCTCGTGATGGAGGACACACAGCTCCGAGCATCGGTGTTCTACCCCTCCGGAGGATTGCAGCGCACCGGTCTGTTCACCGCCAGTCGCAACCGTCCCGACGAGCTCCAGCGCGTCGGTCAGGGCACCGGCCGAAAGAGCATGACCTTCGACGAGATGAAGTCGATGCTCGAGAAGTCCGGACGCGTGGTGCGGGAAGCCGACCTCGACGCGCAGGGCGATCACGTCGTCGCCGAGACGGCGGCCCGGCGCTACATCATCACGATGGATCTCGGCGACACCGTGGCCCTGCTGCATCGCCGCGCCGACGCCGTCGGCGCGCTCGACGTGCCACCCCACCACGGCATGCCCATCTGA
- a CDS encoding amidohydrolase family protein: MSRPRDVAAIDTLIGFRSPADVDRNPANVRPSQRGVDHPADYMYRDIPASSGVDDDERAMIAGTLAAMDANGVGVGLITLGHPAAIPAAVAFPDRFVLATQVDVHDVMGSVRQIRTDRAAHDVRAVGAFPAGTSPPLAIDDAHWYPVYATCVELGLPFFVTAGVPGPRVPMISQLVEGIDRVMYDFPELVMVLRHGAEPWAELAVKLMLKWPGLHYSTSAFAPKHYPAAIIDYANTRGTEKVLYGGYHPFALELDRIFAEMDDVPFRDHVWEPFLRGNAARILGLPA, from the coding sequence GTGAGTCGCCCGAGGGACGTCGCCGCGATCGACACGCTGATCGGGTTCCGCTCGCCGGCCGATGTCGATCGCAACCCGGCCAACGTCCGCCCGTCGCAGCGAGGCGTCGATCACCCGGCCGACTACATGTATCGCGACATCCCTGCCTCCTCCGGGGTCGACGACGACGAGAGAGCGATGATCGCCGGCACGTTGGCGGCGATGGACGCGAACGGGGTCGGCGTGGGACTCATCACGCTCGGCCATCCTGCGGCCATCCCGGCGGCGGTCGCATTTCCCGACCGGTTCGTGCTCGCCACCCAGGTCGACGTCCACGACGTCATGGGGTCGGTGCGTCAGATCCGCACCGATCGCGCCGCCCACGACGTGCGGGCGGTCGGCGCGTTCCCGGCCGGCACCTCACCACCGCTCGCCATCGACGACGCGCACTGGTATCCGGTCTATGCGACCTGCGTCGAACTCGGCCTCCCCTTCTTCGTGACGGCGGGTGTGCCGGGGCCACGGGTCCCGATGATCAGCCAACTCGTCGAGGGCATCGACCGGGTGATGTACGACTTTCCGGAGCTGGTCATGGTGCTGCGTCACGGCGCCGAGCCATGGGCTGAGCTCGCGGTGAAGCTCATGCTCAAGTGGCCGGGACTCCACTACTCGACATCGGCCTTTGCGCCGAAGCACTACCCCGCGGCGATCATCGACTACGCCAACACACGAGGGACCGAGAAGGTGCTCTACGGCGGCTACCACCCGTTTGCACTGGAGCTCGACCGGATCTTCGCGGAGATGGACGACGTGCCGTTCCGCGACCATGTCTGGGAGCCGTTCCTGCGGGGCAATGCGGCCCGCATCCTCGGACTCCCGGCGTGA
- a CDS encoding carboxymuconolactone decarboxylase family protein has protein sequence MPHQVDPEKWARGAAKMEDVYQGVVPVVPQGFMDFADIMTEDLFGAVWTRDALDVRDRRLIIMGVIAAIGGTQTWKIQCLAGLRRGDFDEHELREVLIQATPYVGYPRAAEFTVITEEAITEHQRESKRDDK, from the coding sequence ATGCCCCATCAGGTCGATCCGGAGAAGTGGGCCCGCGGGGCCGCGAAGATGGAGGACGTCTACCAGGGCGTCGTGCCGGTCGTGCCGCAGGGCTTCATGGACTTCGCCGACATCATGACCGAGGACCTCTTCGGTGCGGTGTGGACCCGCGACGCGCTCGACGTGCGCGATCGGCGGCTCATCATCATGGGTGTCATCGCCGCCATCGGTGGGACACAAACCTGGAAGATCCAGTGTCTGGCGGGGTTGCGGCGCGGTGACTTCGACGAGCACGAGCTCCGCGAGGTGCTCATCCAGGCCACCCCGTACGTCGGCTACCCGCGGGCCGCCGAGTTCACCGTCATCACCGAGGAAGCCATCACCGAACACCAGCGCGAGAGCAAGAGGGACGACAAGTGA
- a CDS encoding carbonic anhydrase has protein sequence MTDDVFQPSADQFVARNAEWAAGFAHAGLPVSPRRHVAVVACMDSRMPIFGILGLDQGDAHIIRNAGGVVTDDVIRSLTLSQRALGTREIILVHHTDCGLQKVTEAGFNQELEDELGVRPQWALESFADPYVDTRQSMQRLRLSPFIAYKDHIRGFVYDVDNGRLDEVIPD, from the coding sequence ATGACTGACGACGTGTTCCAACCGAGTGCCGACCAGTTCGTGGCCCGCAATGCCGAGTGGGCGGCGGGCTTCGCTCACGCCGGTCTGCCGGTCAGCCCGCGACGCCATGTCGCCGTGGTGGCATGCATGGATTCCCGCATGCCGATCTTCGGCATCCTGGGTCTCGACCAGGGCGATGCCCACATCATCCGCAACGCCGGTGGCGTCGTCACCGACGATGTGATCCGTTCGCTCACGTTGTCACAACGGGCGCTGGGCACCCGCGAGATCATCCTTGTCCACCACACCGACTGTGGTCTGCAGAAGGTGACCGAAGCTGGGTTCAACCAGGAGCTCGAGGACGAACTCGGTGTGCGTCCTCAGTGGGCGCTCGAGTCGTTCGCCGACCCCTATGTCGACACACGCCAGTCGATGCAACGGCTCCGGCTGTCGCCCTTCATCGCCTACAAGGACCACATCCGCGGCTTCGTCTACGACGTCGACAACGGTCGCCTCGACGAGGTCATCCCCGACTGA
- a CDS encoding FadD3 family acyl-CoA ligase → MGTAPWATIPELIDDAAARFGDNEAMVDGDVRWNFVEFRDEIRRAARALMASGVEKGDTVAVWAPNIWEWAVAALGVHVAGGVVVPVNTRWKGREAEYVLGNSGAKMLFTVTDFLDTDYVAALRDANVPPTLEEIVVMRGAVPEGTTSFAAFLARADQVDDAARAERTATVTGEDLCHIMFTSGTTGDPKGAMLGHSAICRAYLSWASVIGLDQDRYLIINPFFHSFGLNAGILACLMTGSTILPHPVFDVPSVMKRIPEERISMLPGPPAIYQTILNTEDLDQWDMSSLRLAVTGAAAIPVEMIVQMRERLGFEKVVTGYGLTESSGMATMCRHDDDPEIIAKTSGRAVDDVEVEIHDPDGHEVPRGEPGEIVVRGYNVMKGYLNDPEKTAETIDADGWLHTGDIGVMDEAGNIDITDRVKDMFINGGFNAYPAEIENLMMNHPGIGQVAVVGVPDQRLGEVGYAFVILAPGATLDADELRTWCRAEMANYKCPRYFEFVDALPLNASGKVLKYELRDRATATL, encoded by the coding sequence ATGGGCACAGCACCGTGGGCAACCATTCCCGAACTGATCGACGACGCCGCCGCTCGATTCGGCGACAACGAGGCAATGGTCGACGGGGACGTCCGCTGGAACTTCGTCGAGTTCCGCGACGAGATCCGCCGCGCCGCCCGCGCGCTGATGGCGAGCGGCGTCGAGAAGGGCGACACCGTCGCCGTCTGGGCCCCGAACATCTGGGAGTGGGCCGTGGCCGCCCTGGGCGTGCACGTGGCCGGCGGCGTGGTCGTGCCGGTGAACACCCGCTGGAAAGGGCGGGAGGCCGAGTACGTCCTGGGCAACAGCGGCGCCAAGATGCTCTTCACGGTCACCGACTTCCTCGACACCGACTACGTGGCTGCATTACGAGACGCGAACGTGCCCCCGACGCTCGAAGAGATCGTGGTCATGCGGGGCGCGGTGCCGGAGGGCACCACCTCGTTCGCCGCTTTCCTCGCCCGAGCTGATCAGGTCGACGACGCCGCACGGGCTGAACGCACCGCCACTGTGACCGGCGAGGACCTCTGCCACATCATGTTCACCTCGGGTACCACCGGCGACCCGAAGGGCGCCATGCTCGGCCACTCGGCGATCTGCCGTGCGTATCTGTCGTGGGCGAGCGTGATCGGCCTCGATCAGGATCGCTACCTGATCATCAACCCCTTCTTCCACTCCTTCGGCCTCAATGCCGGCATTCTCGCCTGCTTGATGACCGGCTCGACGATCCTTCCTCACCCCGTCTTCGACGTGCCCTCGGTCATGAAGCGGATTCCCGAGGAACGCATCTCGATGCTTCCCGGTCCGCCGGCCATCTATCAGACCATCCTCAACACCGAGGACCTCGACCAGTGGGACATGAGCTCCCTTCGGCTCGCGGTCACCGGCGCGGCGGCGATTCCCGTCGAGATGATCGTGCAGATGCGCGAGCGACTCGGCTTCGAGAAGGTCGTCACCGGCTACGGCCTGACCGAGTCGTCGGGCATGGCCACGATGTGCCGCCACGACGACGACCCGGAGATCATCGCGAAGACCAGCGGCCGCGCCGTCGACGACGTCGAGGTCGAGATCCACGACCCCGACGGCCACGAGGTGCCCCGCGGCGAGCCGGGTGAGATCGTCGTCCGCGGCTACAACGTGATGAAGGGCTACCTCAACGACCCCGAGAAGACGGCCGAGACCATCGATGCCGACGGATGGCTCCACACCGGCGACATCGGGGTGATGGACGAGGCCGGCAACATCGACATCACCGACCGCGTGAAGGACATGTTCATCAACGGTGGATTCAACGCGTATCCCGCCGAGATCGAGAACCTGATGATGAACCATCCCGGCATCGGTCAGGTCGCCGTGGTCGGGGTGCCCGATCAGCGCCTCGGCGAGGTCGGCTATGCCTTCGTGATCCTCGCCCCCGGCGCGACGCTCGACGCCGACGAGCTCCGCACGTGGTGCCGCGCCGAGATGGCCAACTACAAGTGCCCCCGCTACTTCGAGTTCGTCGACGCCCTCCCCCTCAACGCGAGCGGCAAGGTCCTCAAGTACGAGCTCCGCGACCGCGCCACCGCCACCCTCTAG
- a CDS encoding TIGR03619 family F420-dependent LLM class oxidoreductase — protein MSAINAGDGWTHGIQLPIQTLTRTLVDPWEDAASVDDLVAIAKRCDEQHYDFVGVCDHVAIPDNEYASRMTTTWYDTVATLGFLAAHTKDVRLLSVVWIAAYRHPLQTAKAFGTLDHLSGGRAILGAGAGHVEAEFEALGVDFSTRGKRLDETLDAVRGAFADTYVSHEGDFYSYADVGVAPQPAGDLPIWIGGSGKAAWRRTGRVGDGYIPMGNQKEQYGEIVDTIRSSAAAAGRPDAGFDIGYMPPWAYLLGDVPEGVMALTGGVEPLAEDIRAAREVGANTIHLKFRARDLPEYLDQIDAFAEQVVPLVNES, from the coding sequence GTGAGCGCGATCAACGCCGGCGACGGTTGGACCCACGGAATCCAGCTGCCGATCCAGACCCTGACCCGCACCCTGGTCGACCCCTGGGAGGACGCCGCCTCGGTCGACGATCTCGTGGCGATCGCCAAGCGCTGCGACGAGCAGCACTACGACTTCGTCGGCGTCTGTGACCATGTCGCGATTCCCGACAACGAGTACGCGTCGCGGATGACCACCACCTGGTACGACACCGTTGCGACCCTCGGGTTCCTGGCCGCGCACACGAAGGACGTACGGCTCCTGTCGGTCGTGTGGATTGCCGCCTATCGCCATCCGCTGCAGACCGCGAAGGCGTTCGGCACCCTCGACCATCTGTCCGGAGGGCGGGCCATCCTCGGCGCCGGCGCCGGCCATGTGGAGGCGGAATTCGAGGCGCTCGGCGTCGACTTCAGCACCCGGGGCAAGCGACTGGACGAGACGCTCGATGCCGTGCGCGGGGCCTTCGCCGACACCTACGTCTCCCACGAGGGCGACTTCTACTCGTACGCCGACGTGGGCGTGGCGCCCCAGCCCGCCGGCGACCTGCCCATCTGGATCGGTGGGAGCGGAAAGGCGGCCTGGCGTCGCACCGGGCGAGTCGGTGACGGCTACATCCCGATGGGGAACCAGAAGGAGCAGTACGGCGAGATCGTCGACACCATCCGGTCGTCGGCGGCCGCCGCTGGTCGACCCGACGCCGGGTTCGACATCGGCTACATGCCCCCGTGGGCGTACCTGTTGGGCGACGTGCCCGAGGGTGTGATGGCGTTGACCGGCGGCGTCGAGCCGCTGGCCGAGGACATCCGGGCGGCCCGTGAAGTGGGGGCCAACACCATCCATCTGAAGTTCCGGGCCCGCGACCTGCCCGAGTACCTCGACCAGATCGACGCCTTCGCCGAGCAGGTCGTCCCGCTGGTGAACGAGAGTTGA
- a CDS encoding NAD(P)-binding domain-containing protein encodes MGATVGYIGLGAMGGAMAGRLAESGFDLRVFDLSTDAVAAAVAKGAVAAASGAALAGECAHISICVPDDAAVMEVVTGEKGILESCAAGATIAVHSTVHPHTVRDLAVLAAERGVAVFDAGVAGGAAAAEVGDLSIMVGVPEGGLTDVARSVLDCCGGAVFEAGPVGAGMAMKVAFNVMTYFQQAAVSAAHQVVVSEGSDPEQLLAAWRHVGQLGTLSERFFPLVTMAADTKVGDFGSFLDSNIYLAEKDLELAASLGRESGRPMPVVETVRDSMRLVYGMPANEEES; translated from the coding sequence GTGGGCGCGACGGTCGGATACATCGGATTGGGTGCGATGGGCGGAGCCATGGCCGGGCGCCTGGCCGAGAGCGGATTCGACCTCAGGGTGTTCGACCTGAGCACCGACGCCGTCGCTGCCGCGGTCGCCAAGGGCGCGGTGGCCGCCGCGTCGGGCGCGGCGCTCGCCGGGGAGTGCGCCCACATCAGCATCTGCGTGCCCGACGATGCCGCCGTGATGGAGGTGGTCACCGGCGAGAAGGGCATCCTCGAGTCGTGTGCCGCAGGTGCGACCATCGCGGTGCACTCGACCGTGCATCCCCACACCGTGCGCGATCTCGCCGTGCTCGCAGCTGAAAGGGGTGTCGCCGTATTCGACGCCGGTGTGGCCGGCGGGGCGGCGGCGGCGGAGGTCGGCGATCTGTCGATCATGGTCGGCGTGCCCGAAGGCGGTCTCACCGATGTCGCCCGCAGCGTGCTCGATTGCTGTGGCGGTGCGGTGTTCGAGGCCGGGCCGGTGGGCGCGGGCATGGCCATGAAGGTCGCCTTCAACGTGATGACCTACTTCCAGCAAGCCGCCGTGAGTGCGGCCCACCAGGTCGTGGTGAGCGAGGGCAGCGACCCGGAGCAACTGCTCGCGGCCTGGCGTCACGTCGGCCAACTGGGGACGTTGTCCGAGCGGTTCTTCCCGCTCGTCACGATGGCGGCCGACACGAAGGTCGGCGACTTCGGTTCGTTCCTCGACAGCAACATCTATCTCGCCGAGAAGGACCTCGAACTCGCTGCGAGTCTCGGTCGGGAGTCGGGTCGGCCGATGCCGGTCGTCGAGACGGTGCGCGATTCGATGCGACTCGTCTACGGAATGCCCGCCAACGAGGAGGAGAGCTGA
- a CDS encoding CoA transferase: MSGVMDGIRILEVADHTFVPAASAILSDWGADVVKIEHAVRGDAARGLGQSGAVDLSGDVHAIMEHANRGKRSLGLDLQHPDGLSVLHRLIAISDVFLVNKPPTVRERLQITEAEVRAHNPSIVYAAGTAWGPKGPEGDRGGYDMTSFWCRSGAAMGAWFVDDERMPNQPGPAYGDSMGAMTIAGGISAALLKRERTGEPQSLEVSLLATGMWAMASGIAMSHVNGSAWRPFDLSGMTFNPLLGTFPTADGRMINITCLQPLKYWQSFCRVIGREELIGDERFSTHESLTANAAEAKAVVDEFIVTRTLDEVRRDLADFDGQWTPVLDSLEIIDDPQSVANDYVQDLENAAGVPFKLVTTPVQFNGSASPVGRAPGFNEHGDEILTGDLGMDMEDVIDLKVKGAVT; the protein is encoded by the coding sequence ATGAGTGGAGTCATGGACGGAATTCGCATCCTCGAGGTCGCCGATCACACCTTCGTGCCCGCGGCCTCAGCGATCCTGTCGGACTGGGGCGCCGACGTGGTCAAGATCGAGCACGCCGTGCGCGGCGACGCGGCGCGCGGTCTCGGCCAGAGTGGCGCGGTCGACCTGTCGGGCGACGTGCACGCGATCATGGAGCACGCCAATCGCGGCAAACGCAGTCTCGGCCTCGACCTGCAGCATCCCGACGGTCTCTCGGTGCTCCATCGACTCATCGCCATCAGTGATGTGTTCCTGGTCAACAAGCCCCCCACAGTGCGCGAACGGCTGCAGATCACCGAGGCCGAGGTACGCGCCCACAATCCGTCGATCGTCTACGCGGCCGGCACGGCGTGGGGGCCGAAGGGCCCCGAGGGCGACCGCGGCGGCTACGACATGACCTCGTTCTGGTGCCGATCCGGGGCGGCGATGGGCGCATGGTTCGTCGACGACGAACGCATGCCCAACCAGCCGGGGCCGGCCTACGGCGACTCGATGGGCGCCATGACCATCGCCGGCGGCATCAGCGCCGCGTTGCTGAAGCGGGAGCGCACCGGCGAGCCCCAGTCGCTCGAGGTGTCGCTCCTGGCCACAGGCATGTGGGCGATGGCATCGGGCATCGCCATGAGTCATGTCAACGGATCTGCGTGGCGGCCCTTCGACCTCAGCGGCATGACCTTCAACCCGCTGCTCGGCACGTTCCCCACCGCCGACGGGCGCATGATCAACATCACCTGCCTTCAGCCGCTGAAGTACTGGCAGAGCTTCTGCCGGGTGATCGGACGCGAGGAACTGATCGGCGACGAGCGCTTCTCGACGCACGAGAGCCTCACCGCGAACGCGGCCGAGGCCAAGGCGGTGGTCGACGAGTTCATCGTCACCCGCACCCTCGACGAGGTGCGTCGCGATCTGGCCGACTTCGACGGGCAGTGGACACCCGTGCTCGACTCGCTCGAGATCATCGACGACCCCCAGTCCGTCGCCAACGACTACGTCCAGGACCTCGAGAACGCGGCCGGCGTGCCGTTCAAGCTCGTGACCACACCGGTGCAGTTCAACGGTTCAGCGTCGCCGGTCGGGCGCGCACCGGGTTTCAACGAGCACGGCGACGAGATCCTCACCGGCGACCTCGGCATGGACATGGAGGACGTGATCGACCTCAAGGTGAAGGGCGCGGTCACCTAG
- a CDS encoding alpha/beta hydrolase, with product MSLPDLTKTFEVEGFSLAWDEWGSGDGPPLVLIHGFSGSAHDFALHIPTLAQHRRVLAIDHRGHGRSTNSLDEATYTVDHILDDVIDWLAHTIDGPVDMLGHSMGGAVALRFALARRDLLNSMILMDTTAGKFGTDDPAVAEMIVGYFSSITVDTSMDGGPVTAETPLIESATPADWQARKAELSSAFDPMACRALGLALFADKLQPVDHLLGDIDIPVTVIAGEHDHPFVDQAQQMADELGDGQCVIIDGAHHSPQLTHQAEWLAAVEAHLARVA from the coding sequence ATGTCGCTGCCGGATCTGACGAAGACGTTCGAGGTCGAGGGATTCAGCCTGGCCTGGGACGAATGGGGGAGTGGCGACGGACCACCGCTCGTCCTGATCCACGGCTTCTCCGGTTCGGCCCACGACTTCGCGCTGCACATCCCGACGCTGGCCCAGCATCGGCGGGTGCTGGCCATCGATCATCGCGGCCACGGTCGGTCGACGAACTCGCTCGACGAGGCCACCTACACGGTCGACCATATTCTCGACGACGTCATCGACTGGCTCGCCCACACGATCGACGGTCCGGTCGACATGCTCGGCCACTCGATGGGTGGCGCGGTCGCTCTGCGCTTCGCCCTCGCCCGACGCGACCTGCTGAACTCCATGATCCTGATGGACACGACGGCGGGGAAGTTCGGTACGGACGACCCGGCCGTCGCCGAGATGATCGTCGGCTACTTCTCGTCGATCACCGTGGACACCTCGATGGATGGCGGCCCCGTCACTGCCGAGACACCGCTGATCGAGTCCGCCACCCCCGCCGACTGGCAGGCTCGCAAGGCGGAGTTGAGCTCGGCCTTCGACCCGATGGCGTGTCGGGCGCTCGGACTTGCGCTCTTCGCCGACAAACTCCAACCGGTCGATCACCTGCTCGGCGACATCGACATTCCGGTTACGGTTATCGCCGGTGAGCACGACCACCCGTTCGTCGATCAGGCCCAGCAAATGGCCGACGAGCTCGGCGACGGACAGTGCGTGATCATCGACGGTGCCCATCACTCGCCCCAGCTCACTCATCAGGCCGAGTGGTTGGCTGCGGTCGAGGCCCATCTCGCTCGCGTTGCGTAA
- a CDS encoding amidohydrolase family protein gives MSSPETSHHTSSSHDSSHHIVISADTHCGADLLGYRPYLDAKYLDEFDRWAAFMQEDHERRKELFKDMERTPMEVGVDGDPDEFGYRNFDSAKRLREQEEDGVIAAVLFPNTQPPFSPPAATSFEAPPYSDNFENRWAGLRAHNRWLADFVSEAPERRAGIIQIFLGDVEGSVKEIEWAAEQGLRGGILVPGAPPDSPFEPLYSAAYEPIWAAAAAAGMPLNHHAGGATPNYGNHFPASLAMFMLEVQWWTQRALWHLMFSGVFERYPDMPYVITETGTAWVPDTLAKLDSFHHRMKHSKYGSESIFGGQAVAQMSLTPSEYFERQCYIGASFLRPAEAEIAREVGIDRVMWGSDYPHIEGSYPHTHEHLRLTFAQMTREETTTMLTDNAAKIYNFDLDALRPLAEQFCPTKEFVETPIDYAEIPERAKGCPGMNPLNQVQEVA, from the coding sequence ATGAGCTCCCCCGAGACCTCTCACCACACATCCTCGAGCCACGACTCCTCTCACCACATCGTGATCAGTGCGGACACCCACTGCGGTGCCGACCTGCTGGGGTATCGGCCCTACCTGGATGCGAAGTACCTCGACGAGTTCGACCGTTGGGCCGCCTTCATGCAGGAGGACCACGAGCGCCGCAAGGAACTGTTCAAGGACATGGAGCGCACCCCCATGGAGGTGGGTGTCGACGGTGATCCCGACGAGTTCGGATATCGCAACTTCGACTCGGCCAAGCGGCTGCGCGAGCAGGAGGAAGACGGCGTGATCGCCGCGGTCCTCTTCCCCAACACGCAGCCCCCGTTCTCGCCGCCCGCCGCCACGTCGTTCGAAGCGCCGCCCTACAGCGACAACTTCGAGAACCGCTGGGCCGGCCTTCGTGCCCACAATCGCTGGCTCGCGGACTTCGTGAGCGAAGCACCCGAACGTCGGGCCGGCATCATCCAGATCTTCCTCGGCGACGTCGAGGGTTCGGTCAAGGAGATCGAGTGGGCGGCCGAGCAGGGCCTGCGCGGGGGCATCCTCGTGCCGGGCGCCCCGCCCGACTCGCCCTTCGAGCCGCTGTACTCGGCCGCCTACGAGCCGATCTGGGCCGCCGCGGCCGCCGCCGGCATGCCGCTCAACCATCACGCCGGCGGCGCCACACCGAACTACGGCAACCACTTCCCCGCGTCGCTCGCCATGTTCATGCTCGAGGTGCAGTGGTGGACGCAGCGGGCCCTGTGGCACCTGATGTTCTCCGGCGTGTTCGAGCGCTACCCGGACATGCCCTACGTGATCACCGAGACCGGTACCGCCTGGGTGCCCGACACGCTGGCCAAGCTCGACAGCTTCCACCACCGGATGAAGCACTCGAAATACGGCTCCGAGTCGATCTTCGGTGGCCAGGCCGTCGCCCAGATGTCGCTCACCCCGTCGGAGTACTTCGAACGCCAGTGCTACATCGGTGCGTCGTTCCTTCGCCCAGCCGAAGCCGAGATCGCCCGCGAGGTCGGCATCGATCGCGTCATGTGGGGGTCGGACTATCCCCACATCGAGGGCTCGTACCCCCACACCCACGAGCACCTGCGGCTGACCTTCGCCCAGATGACGCGTGAAGAGACCACGACGATGCTCACCGACAACGCCGCCAAGATCTACAACTTCGATCTCGACGCGTTGCGGCCCCTCGCCGAGCAGTTCTGTCCGACGAAGGAGTTCGTCGAGACACCCATCGACTATGCCGAAATACCCGAGCGGGCCAAGGGCTGCCCGGGCATGAACCCCCTCAACCAGGTGCAGGAGGTCGCGTGA
- a CDS encoding SDR family oxidoreductase, producing MTSQTPAQVPPIEDWNRLLDGRVAVVTGGGDGIGGAISRLFAEHGAIVEVAEIDPARAEQAVADITGAGGTARAHVVDVRRMDDVQRLRDAVLADHPAPDVLVNNVGDYRPILRFHDSTPESWNEMYEVNFLHAVQVTQAFLPSMIANGGASIVNLHSVEGMRGYPGDPVYGAMKAAMAHFTTCLAAGYGRKGIRANGIGPDVTQTPQVDYLTGYEDADDLWESWAPVGRLGWPDDPARVALFLASDMSSFVTGHNIPVDGGTKAGGGWFYSPTAKRFVNRPKTL from the coding sequence ATGACCAGCCAGACACCCGCGCAGGTCCCGCCCATCGAGGACTGGAACCGGCTCCTCGACGGGCGGGTCGCCGTCGTGACCGGTGGCGGCGACGGCATCGGTGGTGCGATCAGCCGGCTCTTCGCCGAGCACGGTGCCATCGTCGAGGTCGCGGAGATCGACCCGGCCCGGGCCGAACAGGCGGTGGCCGACATCACCGGGGCCGGTGGCACGGCGCGGGCCCACGTCGTGGACGTCCGCCGCATGGACGACGTGCAACGCCTTCGTGATGCCGTGCTCGCCGACCACCCGGCCCCCGACGTGCTGGTCAACAACGTGGGCGACTATCGCCCCATCCTGCGCTTCCATGACTCGACGCCCGAGTCGTGGAACGAGATGTACGAGGTCAACTTCCTGCACGCGGTGCAGGTCACCCAGGCCTTTCTCCCGTCGATGATCGCCAACGGTGGCGCGTCGATCGTCAACCTTCACTCGGTCGAGGGAATGCGGGGCTATCCGGGTGACCCGGTCTATGGCGCGATGAAGGCGGCCATGGCGCACTTCACGACCTGCCTGGCGGCCGGCTACGGCCGCAAGGGGATTCGGGCCAACGGCATCGGACCCGACGTCACCCAGACACCACAGGTCGACTACCTCACCGGCTACGAGGATGCCGACGACCTGTGGGAATCGTGGGCGCCGGTCGGCCGGCTCGGGTGGCCCGACGACCCGGCGCGCGTCGCGCTGTTCCTGGCCAGCGACATGTCGTCGTTCGTCACCGGCCACAACATCCCGGTCGACGGCGGCACGAAGGCCGGTGGTGGCTGGTTCTACAGCCCGACGGCCAAGCGGTTCGTCAATCGTCCGAAGACGCTCTGA